In Archocentrus centrarchus isolate MPI-CPG fArcCen1 chromosome 21, fArcCen1, whole genome shotgun sequence, the following are encoded in one genomic region:
- the cxcr2 gene encoding C-X-C chemokine receptor type 1: MERQLAILFVLKCFVLVNQAETEFPPDYLLDLMLNYTYGEEIDPGSTPCNATVPGFNSMGLTIIFIIVFVFAIIGNSVVVFVVCNMKKRKTSTDIYLMHLAIADLLFCLTLPFWAMNLHAGWIFGNFLCKVLSGFQEASAYSGVFLLACISVDRYFAIVRATRVLASHDLLVKVTCSVVWVVAIILSLPVVIKRESLVTEDLGKTICYENITGEGSDRWRVALRVLRHTVGFFLPLGVMAVCYGWTVMTLFHTRNQQKHKAMRVIMAVVLAFILCWLPYNVTILIDTLMRGGSLEVKDCETQYTVEVTLNVTQVLAFMHCAVNPVLYAFVGQKFRNQLLSALHKHGLISKRIQMAYRKGSASSVGSIRSRNTSVTM, from the exons ATGGAGCGACAACTTGCCatactttttgttttgaagtGTTTTGTGCTCGTCAATCAAGCTGAAACAGAG tTCCCCCCTGATTACTTACTGGATTTAATGTTAAATTACACTTATGGCGAAGAAATTGATCCAGGATCTACTCCCTGCAACGCAACAGTGCCTGGATTTAATAGCATGGGCCTgaccatcatcttcatcattgtgtttgttttcGCCATCATAGGCAACAGTGTTGTTGTCTTTGTGGTttgcaatatgaaaaaaagaaagaccagCACCGATATCTATCTGATGCACCTGGCGATCGCAGACCTGCTCTTCTGTCTCACCCTGCCGTTCTGGGCTATGAACTTGCATGCTGGTTGGATTTTTGGCAACTTCCTGTGCAAAGTCCTTTCAGGCTTTCAGGAGGCATCTGCGTACAGTGGCGTCTTCCTGCTGGCATGCATCAGTGTAGACAGGTACTTTGCCATTGTCAGAGCCACGCGAGTCCTGGCCTCCCATGACCTGTTGGTCAAAGTGACTTGCAGTGTTGTGTGGGTGGTGGCAATAATATTATCCTTACCTGTGGTAATTAAGAGGGAAAGCTTGGTTACTGAAGATCTGGGAAAAACCATTTGCTATGAAAACATTACCGGTGAAGGCAGTGATCGCTGGCGAGTAGCCCTCCGTGTCCTGCGGCACACAGTAGGCTTCTTCCTGCCTTTGGGGGTCATGGCTGTCTGCTACGGCTGGACCGTGATGACTCTGTTCCACACACGCAACCAACAAAAGCACAAGGCAATGCGCGTCATCATGGCTGTGGTGCTGGCATTTATACTGTGCTGGCTGCCTTATAATGTCACTATACTGATTGACACACTCATGCGAGGAGGATCTCTGGAAGTGAAAGACTGTGAAACTCAGTACACAGTGGAAGTCACGCTGAATGTGACCCAAGTTTTGGCCTTCATGCACTGTGCAGTGAATCCAGTGCTGTACGCCTTTGTTGGGCAGAAGTTTCGTAACCAGCTGCTCTCGGCTCTTCACAAGCACGGCCTCATCAGCAAGAGGATCCAGATGGCTTACAGGAAGGGCTCTGCCAGCAGTGTGGGGAGCATCAGATCCAGAAACACCTCTGTCACAATGTAA